The Bacillus sp. (in: firmicutes) DNA segment GAAGCGCAAGAATTTGCAGCTCAGCAGGCAGAAGCTTTAAAAGCTGCACGTCAAGATGCCGCAGATTTAATTGAAAGTGCGAAGAAGCTTGGCGAGCAACAACAAAAGGATATCGTTGAAGCAGCAAAAGTTGAAGCAACACGTATTAAAGACGCTGCAGTAAAGGAAATTCAGCAAGAAAAAGAGCAAGCGATTGCAGCTTTACGTGAACAAGTTGCTTCATTATCTGTACTAATTGCATCTAAAGTGATTGAAAAAGAGTTAAGTGAACAAGATCAACAAAAATTGATCAATGAGTACATTAAAGAGGTAGGCGAAGCGCGATGAGTCAAAATGCTGTTGCAGGTCGCTATGCTGTAGCCCTTTACAATCTCGCAAAAGAGCAAAACCAA contains these protein-coding regions:
- the atpF gene encoding F0F1 ATP synthase subunit B, which codes for MSLDFLVLGAAGALGGINTGDIVVQLVSFIILLLLLRKFAFGPLMGIMKKREEHIANEIDAAEKSRKEAQEFAAQQAEALKAARQDAADLIESAKKLGEQQQKDIVEAAKVEATRIKDAAVKEIQQEKEQAIAALREQVASLSVLIASKVIEKELSEQDQQKLINEYIKEVGEAR